A region from the Alosa alosa isolate M-15738 ecotype Scorff River chromosome 7, AALO_Geno_1.1, whole genome shotgun sequence genome encodes:
- the map2k7 gene encoding dual specificity mitogen-activated protein kinase kinase 7: protein MSSLEQRLSRIEEKLKQENKEARRRIDLNIDMSPQRSRPRPIIVIQLSPAPAPSQRAALQLPLANDGGSRSSSSRSPLSTTHCPSAPKRLLSLQTRPYSLQKSLENAEIDQKLQEIMKQTGYLKIDGQQMRRTGNKDENKRILMDLDVVLKSHDCPYIIQCYGAIVTNTDVFIAMELMGTCAEKLKKRIQGPIPERILGKMTVAIVKALLYLKEKHGVIHRDVKPSNILLDAKGQIKLCDFGISGRLVDSKAKTRWRPCVCFVQPERIDPPDPSKPDYDIRADVWSLGISLVELATGQFPYKNCKTDFEVLTKVLQEDPPVLPLSMGFSPHFQSQDKKTGGSLTCLTKDHRKRPKYHKLLEHPFIRRYEVLDVEVAAWFQEVMERTESPRSSQCFSQQHLHSLFNR from the exons ATGTCGTCGCTGGAACAGAGACTCTCCCGAATCGAGGAGAAATTGAAGCAGGAAAATAAAGAAGCTAGGCGAAGAATTGACCTTAATATCGACATGAGTCCACAACGATCGCGTCCAAGGCCAA TTATCGTGATCCAGCTCAGTCCTGCTCCAGCCCCCTCTCAGCGTGCAG CGCTGCAGTTGCCGTTGGCCAATGATGGAGGGAGTCGGTCGTCGTCGTCCCGCTCTCCCCTCAGCACCACTCATTGCCCCTCGGCCCCCAAACGGCTGCT CAGCCTGCAGACCCGGCCCTACAGCCTGCAGAAGAGCCTAgagaa cgCTGAGATCGACCAGAAGTTGCAAGAGATCATGAAACAGACGGGATACCTGAAGATCGATGGACAg CAAATGCGGAGGACGGGGAATAAGGATGAGAACAAGCGGATCCTGATGGACCTGGACGTGGTGCTGAAGAGCCACGACTGCCCCTACATCATCCAGTGCTACGGGGCTATAGTAACTAac ACTGACGTGTTCATCGCCATGGAGCTGATGGGCACGTGTGCTGAGAAGCTGAAGAAGAGAATCCAGGGGCCCATCCCGGAGCGCATCCTCGGCAAGATGACCGTCGCG atcgtGAAGGCTCTGCTGTACCTGAAGGAGAAGCACGGGGTGATCCACAGGGACGTGAAGCCCAGCAACATCCTGCTGGACGCCAAGGGCCAGATCAAGCTGTGCGACTTCGGCATCAGCGGACGCCTCGTCGACTCCAAGGCCAAAACGCGATGGCGCCC gtgtgtgtgttttgtccagCCTGAGAGAATAGATCCTCCAGACCCCAGTAAGCCGGACTATGACATCAGAGCTGACGTGTGGAGCTTGGGCATCTCTCTG GTGGAGCTGGCCACAGGACAGTTCCCCTACAAGAACTGCAAGACGGACTTCGAGGTCCTGACCAAAGTGCTGCAGGAGGATCCTCCGGTGCTGCCGCTCAGCATGGGCTTCTCCCCCCACTTCCAGTCCCAAGACAAAAAGACTGGTGGGAGCCTTACCTg TCTTACAAAGGATCACAGAAAAAGGCCAAAATATCACAAGCTGCTG gaacaCCCCTTCATCCGACGCTACGAGGTGCTGGACGTGGAAGTGGCCGCCTGGTTCCAGGAAGTGATGGAGCGCACCGAGTCTCCCCGCAGCTCCCAGTGCTTCAGCCAACAACACCTGCACTCGCTCTTCAACAGGTAG